The genomic stretch CGTCTGGCTTGCACCATTTGACTTCGGCGTAAAACAGATGGTCAGACTAGAATTCAGGCCATCTGCTGAATACCCGCAGTTCCTTGAAGCGGCCCTGACAATATCTCGTGAATCAGGTGAAATAGGCGCGTGGAAACGACTTAATAAAAGTTTCATCAACGCCATAAGAAAACAGTTCCTTGTGTGGCGTTCACTTGATCCTGAAAAGCAAAAGACTTTCCGTGATAAGATTCCAGAGTTGATGGCATTCGGATTCACAGGACTTGACCTTAAAAAGACTCTTGAAGACCTTTAAATAACTTAGGATTCCTTAGATGCATGGTAACATAAGAATACGGGCGATAGCACTCGGAATCATTTTTGGATTAATGATATGTGCTTTTACGCCATTTAATAATGCCTATTTAAATGCGACTCCGCTAGCGGGTGGACATTTCCCACTGGCGCCGTTTTTTATTCTGGCATGGCTCACAGCAATTTCAGGGTTACATCATCGGATATTCCGCTCTGTTCCGCTTCTAACAGGGCTGGAACTTATGACAATGTGGATTCTTACTGTCATTGTTTCAGGAATAGCATTTACCGGCCTTGCCAGAACATTTTTTATCAATCTGACGGCCCCATTTCATTTCGCGACCATTGGTAACAGATGGACAGAAGTGCTCCAGCCCTTGATGCCGGAATCGCTCCACCCTACCGACCCCAAAGCTATTGAGTCTCTATATAATGGTATTAAGGGCGGATCTTTCATGGATAATGTAGACCTCATTGCGGCTATTCCGTGGTCTGCATGGGTTACCCCACTCATGTGGTGGGCAGCTTTCATCCTGCTTTGCTATTTCATGATGCTCTGTCTGACTAATATTTTCAGCCGTCAGTGGGTTGAAAATGAACGAATCAACTTTCCTCTGCTACAGTTGCCAAGATTTATGGAAGAGGCTCTTGATCAAGGTCTATACGGTTCATTCCTTACAAATAAGTTTTTCTTAAGCGGTATAATTTTCTGTGTACTCCTTCACACTATGAATGGATTACATTTCTACATACCGTCAGTCCCGGAAATGCCTACACTCGTACTTGCAGGTAAATATTTTGCGAAAACAGGGCTGTTTTCCGGCTTTACTAAGCTCAAAATTTACTTCTATCCCGCTTTTGTGGGCTTTGCTTTCCTTGCGTCCCGCCAAATATCATTTAGCTTTTGGTTCTTTTTCCTGTCGGGCGGACTCTTCTACGGAATATTAAATGCTGCAGGTTTGAACATCCCCGCGTCAGCACTTGGAGTCACTTTTGGACCGACACTGACAAGACCGGAAGAAACACAGATGATCGGTGCTTATCTCGTATTTTTCTGTTTTATCGTCTGGCTGGCAAGGCAACACCTACAACAGGTAGTGCGCGAAGCTTTCGGCGGCGGTCAAACAAAAAGTGCCTCAGAATGGATGTCCCTGCGATTCTCATTTTGGGGACTGCTGATTTCCGCATGTCTGCTAGTCGCATGGTGCGTTAATTTCGGTGTACCTATGCTTGTGGCGCTGGTAGTGCTGACAGCATTCTTTATATTCACCTTAGTGGCATCAAAAGCCATTTGTCAGGGTGGTATCGCCTACTTCACCTTGACTGCGGCCCCGCTAGACGGCGTAACGGCCATGTTCGGAACAAAGTTTTTCGGCGCAATCGGAATCGCAATTACCGCCATGTGTCAGAAAATTCTCTTTGTTGACCTTAGAGAATCCCTGATGCCATCACTTGTTCACGGATCAAAAGTTAATGAATGGATCAAAAACAAACGTTTATTCCTATCCGGCATAATCATTATTGTGCTGGCTGGTGTTGCTGTGTCTTTCGCAGCAATGCTATTCGTTTGTTATAAATACGGCATCAGAGAGCTTCATCTGGACTGGGCGACAAGCACATCCATGACCGTCTACGACAGCGTAGTACGGGTTATACAGGAGCCGGCAGCATCAACCGAGTGGGTGACAACCTTTGCCACAGTCGGTGCTATTGTGATGACCACCTTGGTTGTTGCGTATAACAGACTGCCATGGTGGCCTCTGCATCCAATCGGATACCTGACTGCATACAGCTCAGCCATGAAAATTCTATGGTTCAGCTTTTTCCTTGGATGGATGTGTAACCAGCTTACCCTTCGTTACGGAGGAGTCGGGCTGTTTAAAAGAGTTAGATACTTTTTCTTCGGATTAATTATGGGCGACTTCTTAATGGGTGGCGCATGGGCCTTGTACGGCTTATGGGCAGGACAAAGTTATCAGGTTCTTCCAGGATAGATTTCACGTAATAATACACAGCTAATTTTAGATAATAACTGCACCGGAAAAAAGATATGAACAACGATAAAGAACTACAAGAATATCGAGACCTGCTCAAGCCACCAGACCACTTTGAAGAAGGGTTTGACTGGAAAACAGTTGTCGGCGCGGTTTTCATCGGATTTTTGATGATGCCGGGTAGTATGTATTTGCAGCTCGTCATCGGACAGGGAATCGGACCTGCCGCAAGATGGGTTACAATCATCCTTTTTGCTGAAATAGCAAAACGGTCTTACACTGAACTCAAACAGCAGGAAATTTTCCTGCTCTACTACATGGCAGGTGCGGCATTAGCCTCACCTTTCTCGGGTTTGCTATGGCAGCAGTACCTCGTCCAATCAGATGCGGCACGAATGTTGGGGTTAACCGAGTTTATTCCTACGTGGATTGCTCCGCAGCCCGGATCTGAATCGTTACTTGAAAGAACGTTCTTTCACAGGGACTGGATGATCCCGATACTCCTACTGGTGGGTTCGCAAATAGTTCAGCGAATTGACCACTTTGGACTGGGTTACGCCTTATACCGTATCACTTCCGATGTTGAAAAACTGCCCTTCCCGATGGCTCCTGTTGGCGCCCTCGGTACTATGGCTCTTGCTGAATCAACGGAAGAAAAGGAAACCAGTTGGAAATGGAGAGTATTCTCTATAGGGGGTGTTATCGGACTTGCTTTCGGTGCCGTCTATGTACTCTTGCCAGCGGTCTCAGGACTTATATTTACTGAACCGATACGGCTGATTCCAATACCGTGGATTGAGCTGACGCCATATACCGAAAAAATTCTGCCAGCGGTTGCAACTGGTATCCAGTTCGACCTCGGCCTATTTTTCATTGGTATGGTTCTACCATTCTGGGCTGTCATTGGCGGTCTGATTGGTATTATCGTAACCTTTATTGCCAACCCGATTCTATTTGAACACGGCATTTTGCACAGATGGCATCCCGGTATGGAAACAGTTGAAACCGTTTTTGCGAACAACTTCGACTTCTATATGAGTTTTTCCATCGGGCTTGGACTTGCGATCGGTTTCATCGGTATATGGTCCGTGGTGCAATCTTTCCGCGGAGAACACGCAAAAAGCCGCGCATCTTGGAGCAATTTATTCGAGCCACCGGAAGGTCGAGGTGACATTAACTTCTGGTTCTCCATTGGAATCTATTTCTTCTCAACTCTTGCCTACGTGGGCATGTGTTTATTTCTTGTACCAAACTTTCCGTGGATATTCTTTTTACTCTACGGGTTCATCTATACGCCGATAATTTCATACATTTCGGCCCGAATGGAAGGTATAGCCGGCCAGTTTGTCAGCTTGCCTCTTGTGCGAGAAGCGAGTTTTATCGCTGGGGCAAAATTCTTTGGATATCAAGGGATTGAAATTTGGTATGCACCAATTCCGATTCACAACTATGGTGAGGCAACTGTCCATTTCCGTGAAATTGAACTTACTGGAACATCCATTCGCGGTATCATTAAAGCGGAACTCGTTGTTTTCCCAGTAGTAATGATAGCTAGTCTGCTCTTCTCTCAATTTATTTGGCAGTTAGCACCGATTCCGTCGTCTAACTATCCGTACGCGCAGGAATTATGGCATTTGCAGGCTCTGAACAGCTTGCTGATGCAGACCTCGACGTTAGATGGTAACTCCCTATTTTTCCAAGCTTTAAGTGCACCTATTA from Maridesulfovibrio frigidus DSM 17176 encodes the following:
- a CDS encoding DUF6785 family protein, with translation MHGNIRIRAIALGIIFGLMICAFTPFNNAYLNATPLAGGHFPLAPFFILAWLTAISGLHHRIFRSVPLLTGLELMTMWILTVIVSGIAFTGLARTFFINLTAPFHFATIGNRWTEVLQPLMPESLHPTDPKAIESLYNGIKGGSFMDNVDLIAAIPWSAWVTPLMWWAAFILLCYFMMLCLTNIFSRQWVENERINFPLLQLPRFMEEALDQGLYGSFLTNKFFLSGIIFCVLLHTMNGLHFYIPSVPEMPTLVLAGKYFAKTGLFSGFTKLKIYFYPAFVGFAFLASRQISFSFWFFFLSGGLFYGILNAAGLNIPASALGVTFGPTLTRPEETQMIGAYLVFFCFIVWLARQHLQQVVREAFGGGQTKSASEWMSLRFSFWGLLISACLLVAWCVNFGVPMLVALVVLTAFFIFTLVASKAICQGGIAYFTLTAAPLDGVTAMFGTKFFGAIGIAITAMCQKILFVDLRESLMPSLVHGSKVNEWIKNKRLFLSGIIIIVLAGVAVSFAAMLFVCYKYGIRELHLDWATSTSMTVYDSVVRVIQEPAASTEWVTTFATVGAIVMTTLVVAYNRLPWWPLHPIGYLTAYSSAMKILWFSFFLGWMCNQLTLRYGGVGLFKRVRYFFFGLIMGDFLMGGAWALYGLWAGQSYQVLPG
- a CDS encoding OPT family oligopeptide transporter, whose translation is MNNDKELQEYRDLLKPPDHFEEGFDWKTVVGAVFIGFLMMPGSMYLQLVIGQGIGPAARWVTIILFAEIAKRSYTELKQQEIFLLYYMAGAALASPFSGLLWQQYLVQSDAARMLGLTEFIPTWIAPQPGSESLLERTFFHRDWMIPILLLVGSQIVQRIDHFGLGYALYRITSDVEKLPFPMAPVGALGTMALAESTEEKETSWKWRVFSIGGVIGLAFGAVYVLLPAVSGLIFTEPIRLIPIPWIELTPYTEKILPAVATGIQFDLGLFFIGMVLPFWAVIGGLIGIIVTFIANPILFEHGILHRWHPGMETVETVFANNFDFYMSFSIGLGLAIGFIGIWSVVQSFRGEHAKSRASWSNLFEPPEGRGDINFWFSIGIYFFSTLAYVGMCLFLVPNFPWIFFLLYGFIYTPIISYISARMEGIAGQFVSLPLVREASFIAGAKFFGYQGIEIWYAPIPIHNYGEATVHFREIELTGTSIRGIIKAELVVFPVVMIASLLFSQFIWQLAPIPSSNYPYAQELWHLQALNSLLMQTSTLDGNSLFFQALSAPIIFSGIGLGMILYSVLNTLGLPVMLVYGVVRGLGQSTPHAFILEVCGALIGRYFFQKKYGAMWRQYAPVLLAGFSCGMGLTGMFAMGCTLILKSLGKMAY